The following coding sequences lie in one Arachis stenosperma cultivar V10309 chromosome 5, arast.V10309.gnm1.PFL2, whole genome shotgun sequence genomic window:
- the LOC130979289 gene encoding uncharacterized protein LOC130979289, which produces MEFTSHVDQSYYMGYCPPPQNDSCHYPHGGWEYQQEMMDHEQSTQMGHAPRSHNDQASYMGYFSPPQNDSSYYTNCGWENQDQGMMGFEQSNQMGYFPRTQNDSYSYEWDNYPNCDWEGQNQREFNISYPIHQEPSPLNYPTSSPNFSYQNSSPLEFASTQNSFQNPYNSIHQPQNSFHYTENSFQNSQNSFHNSQNSFHTPQNDFTTTHPYPQNYSQPSSLELIVEDHLQWSREILESWKEQEILCKKIDGHLEQIRKHFGLPSSEDEDQFVGEEVEKEEQKVHVSSEISMKNEVIENEIELEVIKEHEHSQPSQTSLEFVIEKYEEEMKKSWEDQQTSSIEELLKQMFSVKEELEEQEKEAPIPSKIPMKNEVVREENNQGSPHSNEVESCMEDDLIEPSIQEVLDEEDTPTITQHLSLEIKEVKAINKNIQRRIVTKKQKTTSMKKRRSTKSNPTPTPNKQEESS; this is translated from the coding sequence atggAGTTTACCTCACATGTTGATCAATCATATTACATGGGATATtgcccaccaccacaaaatgattcatgtcattatcctcatggtggatgggaaTATCAACAAGAAATGATGGATCATGAGCAATCAACCCAAATGGGACATGCCCCTAGGTCACACAATGATCAAGCAAGTTACATGGGGTATTTttcaccaccacaaaatgattcaagttaCTATACTAATTGTGGTTGGGAAAATCAAGATCAAGGAATGATGGGGTTTGAGCAATCAAACCAAATGGGATACTTTCCAAGaacacaaaatgattcatactCCTATGAATGGGACAACTATCCAAATTGTGATTGGGAAGGACAAAACCAAAGAGAATTCAATATTTCCTATCCCATCCATCAAGAGCCCTCACCTCTTAATTATCCAACCTCATctccaaatttttcatatcaaaattcttcaccacttgagtttgcctcaacacaaaattcttTCCAAAATCCATACAATTCAATTCATCAACCACAAAATTCATTTCACTATACAGAAAACTCAtttcaaaattcacaaaattcatttcacaactcacaaaactcCTTTCATACTCCCCAAAATGacttcaccacaacacatccatATCCACAAAATTACTCCCAACCTTCATCTTTGGAGCTAATAGTTGAGGATCACCTTCAATGGTCTAGAGAAATATTAGAATCTTGGAAAGAACAAGAAATCCTCTGCAAGAAAATAGATGGGCACTTAGAGCAAATAAGGAAACACTTCGGGTTGCCAAGCAGTgaggatgaagaccaatttgtgggtgaggaagtggaaaaagaagaacaaaaggtccatgtgtcaagtgaaatttcaatgaagaatgaggtgaTTGAGAATGAAATTGAACTTGAGGTGATAAAGGAACATGAACATTCACAaccctcacaaacttcccttgaatttgtgatcgaaaaatatgaagaggagatgaagaaatcttgggaagatcaacaaacctcctccatagaagagctattaaagcaaatgtttagtgtaaaagaggaattggaagagcaagaaaaagagGCCCCTATACCAAGTAAAATcccaatgaagaatgaggttgTAAGGGAGGAAAACAACCAAGGGAGTCCACACTCCAATGAAGTAGAAAGTTGTATGGAAGATGATTTAATTGAACCATCAATCCAAGAGGTTCTTGATGAAGAGGACACTCCAACCATCACACAACACCTAAGTCTTGAAatcaaggaagtgaaggcaatcaATAAAAACATTCAAAgaaggattgtgaccaagaaacAAAAGACAACATCCATGAAAAAGAGAAGGTCAACAAAAAGCAATCCAACCCCCACCCCCAACAAGCAAGAGGAATCAAGCTAA